The Oncorhynchus tshawytscha isolate Ot180627B linkage group LG20, Otsh_v2.0, whole genome shotgun sequence genome has a window encoding:
- the LOC112226291 gene encoding interleukin enhancer-binding factor 3 homolog isoform X2, producing MPPPLRHRSMRIFMNDDRHVMAKHSAVYPTQEELEGVQNMVSHTERALKAVSDWLDEQEKVVKSEPDETESDKESEPKVSEQATRSLRGVMRVGLVAKGLLLKGDLDLELVLLCKDKPTITLLKNVADNLAVQLKTITEDKYEVTQVIREATIVIKSTKEPPLTLTINMTSPLVREEVEKQAAGETLSVNDPPDVLDRQKCLTALASLRHAKWFQARANGLRSCVIVIRILRDLCSRVPTWAPLHGWPIELLCEKAIGTGNRPMGAGEALRRVLECLASGILMADGAGICDPCEKDLTDAIGHLDLQQREDLTQSAQHALRLSAFGQLHKVLGMDPLPSKMPRKPRSETPIDYTVQIPPSTTYAPPMKRPIEEEEGGEDKSPNKKKKKLQKKSPDEKSELPQAMNALMRLNQLKPGLQYKLLSQTGPVHVPVFTMAVEVDSKSFEASGPSKRTAKLHVAVKVLQDMGLPTGVELKTAEPVKTEVATAIVEVVKPCITPIAMDTAATGADSVEATDGAESARQQGPILTKHGKNPVMELNEKRRGLKYELISETGGSHDKRFVMEVEIDEQKFQGTGSNKKVAKAYAALAALDKLFPEGSVTEAAKKKKLPMHGFGMMGDPTGDPAATPRGRGRGRGRGRGRGFNNGGSYGQGGYGSYGYGNNGNSGGYSDFVSDCYGYHEFAT from the exons ATG CCTCCTCCCCTGCGCCACCGCTCCATGCGTATCTTCATGAACGACGACCGCCACGTGATGGCCAAGCACTCCGCTGTGTACCCCACACAGGAGGAGCTGGAGGGTGTGCAGAACATGGTGTCCCACACCGAGCGTGCCCTCAAGGCTGTCTCCGACTGGCTGGACGAGCAGGAGAAGGTGGTCAAGTCTGAGCCAGACGAAACCGAGTCCGATAAAGAAAG TGAGCCCAAGGTGTCGGAACAGGCCACACGGTCCCTGCGTGGGGTGATGAGGGTGGGCCTGGTTGCCAAGGGCTTGCTGCTGAAGGGGGACCTAGACCTGGAGCTGGTGCTTTTGTGCAAGGACAAACCCACCATCACCCTGCTGAAGAATGTGGCAGACAACCTGGCTGTGCAACTCAAG ACCATCACAGAGGACAAGTATGAGGTCACTCAGGTCATCCGTGAAGCCACCATCGTGATCAAGAGCACCAAGGAGCCTCCCCTGACCCTGACTATCAACATGACGTCCCCCCTGGTCCGCGAGGAGGTGGAGAAACAGGCTGCCGGAG AAACGCTATCAGTCAACGATCCCCCGGATGTTCTGGACAGGCAGAAATGCCTTACTGCCTTGGCGTCTCTTCGCCACGCCAAGTGGTTCCAG GCCAGGGCCAATGGGCTGAGGTCCTGCGTCATCGTCATCCGTATCCTGAGGGACTTGTGCTCCCGCGTCCCCACTTGGGCCCCACTGCATGGATGG CCAATAGAGCTGCTGTGTGAGAAGGCAATTGGCACAGGGAACCGGCCAATGGGGGCAGGAGAGGCTCTGCGAAGAGTTTTGGAGTGTCTGGCTTCTGGAATCCTCATGGCTG ATGGTGCTGGAATCTGTGATCCATGTGAGAAGGATCTGACAGATGCTATTGGCCACCTGGACCTCCAGCAGAGGGAGGACCTCACACAGAGTGCCCAG CATGCTTTAAGGCTGTCTGCCTTCGGACAGCTTCACAAAGTGCTAGGGATGGACCCCCTTCCCTCCAAAATGCCCCGGAAACCCAGGAGTGAGACCCCAATTGACTATACAG TCCAAATCCCCCCCAGTACAACCTACGCCCCACCAATGAAGAGGCCCAtcgaggaggaggaaggaggggaggacaaAAGTCCaaacaagaagaaaaaaaagttgcAAAAGAAAT CTCCAGATGAGAAGTCGGAGCTTCCCCAGGCCATGAATGCTCTGATGAGGCTGAACCAGCTGAAGCCTGGCCTGCAGTATAAACTCCTTTCCCAAACTGGCCCGGTGCACGTACCAGTCTTCACCATGGCTGTTGAAGTGGACAGCAAGAGCTTTGAAGCCTCAGGCCCATCCAAACGCACTGCCAAGCTTCACGTTGCTGTCAag GTCCTCCAGGACATGGGCCTCCCCACAGGTGTGGAGCTGAAGACTGCTGAGCCAGTGAAGACAGAGGTGGCAACGGCCATTGTTGAGGTGGTGAAACCCTGCATCACGCCCATCGCAATGGACACTGCAGCCACAGGGGCGGACAGCGTGGAGGCCACAGACGGTGCAGAG AGTGCTCGTCAACAGGGACCAATCCTGACCAAACATGGGAAGAACCCTGTGATGGAGCTAAACGAGAAGCGGCGCGGCCTCAAGTATGAGCTCATCTCAGAGACCGGAGGCAGCCACGACAAACGCTTTGTCATGGAG GTGGAGATAGACGAACAGAAGTTCCAAGGGACTGGCTCCAATAAGAAGGTGGCCAAGGCCTATGCTGCCTTGGCAGCCCTGGACAAACTCTTCCCAGAGGGCTCTGTGACTGAGGCAGCCAAGAAGAAGAAACTCCCAATG CATGGGTTTGGCATGATGGGTGACCCGACTGGTGACCCGGCAGCCACTCCCAGGGGCAGAGGTAGAGGGCGTGGCAGGGGGAGGGGCCGAGGGTTCAATAATGGTGGCAGCTATGGACAAG GTGGCTATGGAAGTTATGGATATGGGAACAATGGAAACTCTGGAGGCTATA